The Actinosynnema mirum DSM 43827 genomic interval GCCGTGCTTGGACGCCGTGTAGGCCGCGCCCGCCGCGCTCCCGCGCAGCGACGCCTCCGACGCGGTGTTCACGATCGCGCCCTTGCCCGCCGCCAGCATGTGCGGCAGGACGGCCCGGCTGAGCAGGAACGGGGCGGTCAGGTTGACCCGGATCACGCGCTCCCACTCGGCGTCGCCCACGTCCCCGAGCGCGTTCATCCGGTCCATGATCCCGGCGTTGTTCACCAGCACGCCGACCCCGCCGAAGGACTCCACCGCCGTCGCCACGACCCGGTCCACCACGGCCTGCTCGCCGAGGTCGCCCACCACGACCTCGGCCACGCCGCCCGCCTCGCGGATCGTGGCTCCGGTGGCCTCCGCCGCCTCCGCCGCCAGGTCCGCCACCAGCACCTTCGCGCCTTCTGCCGCGAAGAGCAGCGCCGCCGCCCGCCCGATGCCCGACCCCGCGCCGGTCACGATCACGCCGACGCCCGCCAGCCCACTGCCGCTCATGTGCCCACTCCTGTCACGCCCGTTCATGGCGCGTCGTGCCACTCTGTCACGTCGTGCCAAATAGTAGGCTGTGCGCCCGTGGAACCACAGGTGGGGGCGGCCAGGGGTGGCCGTCCGCCGCTCAGCGAGCGGCGCAGGGCGCAGACCAGGCTGGACATCGCCCGCGAGGCGGTCCGGTTGTTCGAGGCGCGGGGCGTCGCCGCGACGTCGGTCGAGGACATCGCGGAGGCGGCGGGCATCTCGACGCGCACGTTCTGGCGCTACTGCGAGGGCAAGGAGGACTGCGTCCGGCCCCTGCTGACCACCGGGGTGGACGTGGTGGCCGCGGCCCTGCTGGAGTGGCGCTTCGGCGAGGACGTCGCGACCGTGCTCGACCGCGCGGGCGCGGCGGCGGGCGAGGTGATGGCCGACGCGCCCGCCACGCAGGCCCTGCTGCGGCTGGTGGCGGACGAGCCGGCGCTGCGCTCGGTGTGGCTGCGGGTGCACCACGACGCGGAGGACGTGTTCGCCGCCGCGCTGACCCGCTCGTCCGCGCTGCCCCCCGGCGGGCTGCACGCGCGGGTGGGCGCGGCCGTCGTCAACGGCGCGCTGCGGGCCGCCGTGGAGCACCACGTGGCGCTGCGCGGCACGGAGGGGCTGGTCGACACCGTCCGGGAGGCGCTGAGGATCGCGGTGTCGGGGTTGCGCGGGTAGTCTATGTCCACAGTGGACTTGACGGCGGGAGCGCCCGTGCCGCAGCGGTTCGCGGCACGGGCGCGGTGGCTCAGCCCAGCTGGAACGAGCGCTTGGCGAACCCCATCATGTACCCGTCGATCGCGGTGACCGCGCGCTGCGCCGGGTCCGTCGCCGCGCCCAGCGTGATGAAGATCGGCAGGAAGTGGTCCGGCGTCGGGTGCGCGTACGGCATCCCCGGCGCGCGCGTGCGGAACGCCGCCAGCTCGTCCACGTCGCCGCGCCCCAGCGCCTCCGCCGCCCACGCGTCGAAGTCGGCCGACCAGACGGGAACGGCGTTGTGCAGGAACATCTCCCGCGTCGCGAACCGCAGCCCGTGCGTCATGAACCCGGAGCCGATCAGCAGCACGCCCTCCTGCCGCAGCGGTGCGAGCCTGGCGCCCAGCTCCATCAGCCGCGCCGGGTCGTGGGTGGGCATGGACAGCTGGAGCACCGGCACGTCCGCCAGCGGCAGCATCGCCATGAGCGGCACCCACGCGCCGTGGTCCAGACCGCGCGCGGGGTGCTGGTGCACCGGCTCGGCGTCCGGCATGAGCGCGGCGACCCTGCGGGCCAGCGCGGTCGCGTCCGGGGTGTCGTAGCGCATCCGGTAGTAGCGCGGGTGGAAGCCGCCGAAGTCGTACACCAGCGGCGTTCCGGCGGCCGGGGCGGACAAGGCGAGCGGCGCGTCCTCCCAGTGCGCGGACACGATCAGCACGGCCTTCGGCTTGGGCAGCGACCGCGCCCAGTCGAACAGCTGCCCGATCCACGGCCCGTCGTCGAACAGCGGGGGCGCGCCGTGGCTCAGGTACAGCGCGGGAAGCGGCCCGTCCGAGGGCGTCCACCCGCGGTGCGAGCGGGCGCTCTCCAGCGCGCCGGGAAGGAACGCGTCGTACGCCCCCGCAGGGGCCTGGAACGGCATCAGGACTGCTTCAGGGCGGTGGCGGCCCACTCGCGCAGCGGGGTGGTGGGGCGGCCGATCAGCGCGCTCAGCTCGCCGGGCGTGGCGGCCAGCTCGCCGCGCGCGATGGACGCGTCGATGCCGGACACGAAGTCCGCCACCGGTTCCGGCAGCCCGGCGGCGAGCAGCGAGGCGCGGTGCTCGGCGAGCGGGAGGTCCCGGTAGACCACCTCGGTCCCGGCGGCCGCGGCGATCGCGTCGGCCAGCTCCGGCATCGCCCAGGCGGTGTCGCCGGACAGCTCGTGCGCGGTGTTCGCGAACCCGTCGCCGGTCAGCACGACGGCGGCGGCCTCGGCGTAGTCGGCGCGCGCGGCGGACGCGACCAGGCCGTTGCCCGCGGCGCCCGCGATCACGCCGGTCTCGGCGCCCTGGCGGGCGGTCTGGTCGTAGTTCTCGTGGTACCAGCCGTTGCGCAGGAAGGCGAACGGCACGCCGGACGCGCGGATGTGCTCTTCGGTGGCCACGTGGTCGGGCGCGACGCCCAGCGTGCTCGTGGGCGCGCCCAGCACGGAGGTGTAGGCGAGCAGCTCGACCCCGGCGGCCTTGGCGGCGTCCACGACGGCGCGGTGCTGCTCGGCGCGGTTCGGGTCGGTGCCGGAGATCAGCAGCACGCGGGTGGCCCCCTCGAACGCGGCGACGAGCGTCTCCGGCCGGTCGTAGTCGGCGAGGCGGGCGGGGACGCCGAGGTCGGCGGCCTTGTCCAGGTCGCGGACGGCGGCGGTGACGGCGGCGCCGCGCTCCCGCAGGGCGGCGATGACGAGGCGGCCGAGCTGGCCGGTGGCCCCGGTGACGACGATCATGGGCTTTTTCCTTGCTGTGTCTGGGTTTCCGGGTTGTGCGGTGGGGTTCAGGAGCCGGGGCAGGGCCCGTCGGGCTCGATGGCCGAGGCCACCCGCCGCCCGATCTCCCGCAGGTGCCGCTGCTGCTCGCCGGAGAGCGGGTCGAACACCAGCCGCCGCACCTCCTCGACGTGACCGGGCGCGGTGTCGACCACCTTGTCCCAGCCGAGGTCGGTGAGCACGGCGAGCGTGTAGCGGCCGTCGTCGGGGTCGGGCTTGCGGACGACCCAGTCCTGCCGCTCCAGGCGCTTGACGACGTGGGAGAGGCGGGAGAGGGAGCCCTCGGTGACGACGGCGAGCTCGCTCATGCGCAGCGAGCGGGTGGGCTGCTCGGAGAGGAAGGCGAGCGCCTGGTACTCGAAGTGGCTGATGCCCGCGTCGCGCTGGAGCTGCGCGTCGAGCGCGGAGGGGAGCCGGATGAGCACGCTGGCGAGCGCGAGCCAGGTCTGCCGCTCTTCGGCGTCGAGCCAGCGGGGGGCTGCGGGGGGCATGGGGTCCAGGTTAACTTGAAGCTTCAAGTCATGCGAGCGGGGAGGGGTGTCCGGCTGGTCACAGGGCTTCCGCTGAAGTGCGGAGGAGGGCGCGGGGATGTCGTTTAGCTTCGGCCGGGTGCCCACGGAACAGCCGGACCACGAGGCCCACGGTGACACGCCCTTCCAGCAGCAGCGGGCTCTGGCCGACCGCTGCTTGACCGCAGCCAGGGCTGTCGAGCCGCCCTTCAACCCCCAATCGGTGCTCGAAGACCTCGCCCACGACCTCGTCTTCGGCAGGGCGACCCCGGTGGCGGTGCTGGAGCAGGCCGCCCGGCGCGAGAACACCGAGGCTGAGGACCCCGAGCGGTGGCTGGACACCGTGATCGCGGTGCTGAACCGAATCGGACTGGTCATCGCGGACCGCGACGGCGTCAACTTCCCCGACCAGGGGATGCTCGCGCACTTCGCGGGCGCCTGCCTCGCCAGGCAGCACCCGAGCCCGGACACCTTGGCCGCGCGTGCGCTGGTCCGCCTGCCCAAGTTCCGGGACGAACGCCGCAGCCCCGCGCTGATCGCCCTGGTCGCCCACTGGCAGCACCTGGGGTGCGACGTCGAGAAGGTGATCCGGCGGCTGGCGCGCCCGTGGGTCCGCAAGCCCGCCACCGGGGCGTTCGTGGAGATGCGCCGCTACGGCGTCCAACTGCCGAAGCAGTTGGTCGACCACGTCGTGAACTACCTGAAGAGGAGCGCGCGCGAGTCCGCGAAGCCCGCAGAGCGGACCGAACGGGTGCTGGAGCTCCACGCCCTGCGGCCGGAGGAGGCGCTGCGCTTCCTGGCGGTCGAGGTGAGGCGTCAGGGGGCCGGGCCGAAGCGAGCCGCCTTCGCGCTGCTGCTCTTCGAGCTCGGGCGCGAAGCCGCTTTCCCCGCGCTCTCCGACTTCATGGTCGACCCGACGCTGCGAGGGCGCCGGGCTGACTTCTGGGGCGAGGCGTGCGTCCACGACCGGGCGCTCGCGCTCGATCTGCTGGACCTGGCCCTCGAAGGGGCTTACGACGGCGCTGTCCGCAACGAGCTGACCGAATTCCTCGCGCTGGACGACCCCGAGCGCGCCGACCGGCTGTACCTGACGACGATGGACGATCCCCACAGCGGTGAGCGGGCCAGGTGTCAGGCTGCGATGAAGGCGCGGCCCCGTCACCACGCCCAGGTCGTCGAAGGGCTTTTCGAGCACCTGGTGAGCTTCCAGCAGCGCGATGTCAGACGAGACGTCATGCGGTTGCTGCTCGAGCACGCCCCCAAGCCGCGGTTGGCCGCAGAGCTGGTGCGGTACCACCAGAACACCGCTCGTCGACCCGAGTTGCGCTTCGACGCGGCGTGCTTCCACCACTCGAAGCTGGGCGGCCCGCCCGAACCGATGATCGCCATCGCTCATGAGAACCGGCTCGACCTCGACGACGCGCTCACCGCCGTCAAGGCGAACCCGAGGGACCGGAGGGTCGCGGAGGTCTGCGACGAGCAGGTCCGCCGGCACAAGCCGGGCGGGCCGACGAACGTGCTCGACGTGATCAAGAAGATCGAGCGGGAGTGCGGTCACCTCAACGCCGTCAACGTCGTCCGCTACTACGCCGAGGTGCTCGGCGACAGCGAGTGGGACTACGACATCCGCAAGAAGGCTTTGGAGATCGCGGAGAGCAGGTTCACCACGGCCGAGGTCGTCAGGTTCTGCCAGGTGCTCTTCGACGACCCGAAGTCCACCCCGCCCGACAAGCTCGGTCACGCCGAAACCGTCCAGAAGCGCGACCGGACCATGGGCGTCGCCCTGTTCCGAGAGTTCCTGCGGATCGACGTGGACGACCGGACCAGGCTCACGGCCGCCGAGAAGGTGGACGACCGGCGGGTCCGCCTCGACCTGTGCGAACTCGTCGCCGCCTCGGCGGTCAAGGCTGGGGAGGCCAAGCTGGGGCGCAGCGCTCTGACCCTCGCCTGGGAAACCGACCAGGACAAGGCGCTGGACCTCGCGGTGCGGGTGCTGCGCGACCTGACGGTCGACCACGAGCCGCTGCTGCGGGACTTCCGGACCAAGGACCGCCAGGAGGTCCTCCGCAGGCTCGCGCCACCCGAAAAGACCAACCCCGCCTAGCCGGCTTGCGTCGCGAGGGCGCCGTGGAGGAAACTTGATCTACTTCGCGGCGAAGGGCGGATTCCCACGGGAAGACCGCTGCGTGCTCCCCGCAGCGACCCGACCCGGTGGGGGCGGTCCACGGGGAGCCGTGCGGGGTTCACCACGTCACGGGTAGGGCGTGCAGGCCGTAGACGTTCGCGTTGTCCTTGAAGCTCAGGGTTTCCGGCCGCACCGCCAGGGCCAGGGTCGGGATTCGCCTCAGCAGCGCGCCGAACACGA includes:
- a CDS encoding SDR family NAD(P)-dependent oxidoreductase, with product MSGSGLAGVGVIVTGAGSGIGRAAALLFAAEGAKVLVADLAAEAAEATGATIREAGGVAEVVVGDLGEQAVVDRVVATAVESFGGVGVLVNNAGIMDRMNALGDVGDAEWERVIRVNLTAPFLLSRAVLPHMLAAGKGAIVNTASEASLRGSAAGAAYTASKHGVVGLTKSLAVMYRDQGIRANAIAPGGTRTGIAVQVDPEASGPKVLGRYMGNLGRVSEAEEQAAAIVFLASDAASSLNGVVLPVDNGWSAV
- a CDS encoding MarR family winged helix-turn-helix transcriptional regulator, encoding MPPAAPRWLDAEERQTWLALASVLIRLPSALDAQLQRDAGISHFEYQALAFLSEQPTRSLRMSELAVVTEGSLSRLSHVVKRLERQDWVVRKPDPDDGRYTLAVLTDLGWDKVVDTAPGHVEEVRRLVFDPLSGEQQRHLREIGRRVASAIEPDGPCPGS
- a CDS encoding dioxygenase family protein, whose translation is MPFQAPAGAYDAFLPGALESARSHRGWTPSDGPLPALYLSHGAPPLFDDGPWIGQLFDWARSLPKPKAVLIVSAHWEDAPLALSAPAAGTPLVYDFGGFHPRYYRMRYDTPDATALARRVAALMPDAEPVHQHPARGLDHGAWVPLMAMLPLADVPVLQLSMPTHDPARLMELGARLAPLRQEGVLLIGSGFMTHGLRFATREMFLHNAVPVWSADFDAWAAEALGRGDVDELAAFRTRAPGMPYAHPTPDHFLPIFITLGAATDPAQRAVTAIDGYMMGFAKRSFQLG
- a CDS encoding TetR/AcrR family transcriptional regulator, which gives rise to MEPQVGAARGGRPPLSERRRAQTRLDIAREAVRLFEARGVAATSVEDIAEAAGISTRTFWRYCEGKEDCVRPLLTTGVDVVAAALLEWRFGEDVATVLDRAGAAAGEVMADAPATQALLRLVADEPALRSVWLRVHHDAEDVFAAALTRSSALPPGGLHARVGAAVVNGALRAAVEHHVALRGTEGLVDTVREALRIAVSGLRG
- a CDS encoding SDR family oxidoreductase; the protein is MIVVTGATGQLGRLVIAALRERGAAVTAAVRDLDKAADLGVPARLADYDRPETLVAAFEGATRVLLISGTDPNRAEQHRAVVDAAKAAGVELLAYTSVLGAPTSTLGVAPDHVATEEHIRASGVPFAFLRNGWYHENYDQTARQGAETGVIAGAAGNGLVASAARADYAEAAAVVLTGDGFANTAHELSGDTAWAMPELADAIAAAAGTEVVYRDLPLAEHRASLLAAGLPEPVADFVSGIDASIARGELAATPGELSALIGRPTTPLREWAATALKQS